AAAAGATCATAAAGGAGTTGCATGAGATGGCATACGAATCACAGTATTATCCAGGCGCTACATCTGTCGGCGCTAACAGAAGAAAGCACATGTCCGGAAAACTTGAGAAACTCAGGGAAATTTCCGACGAAGACTTAACTGCAGTCCTCGGACACCGTGCCCCAGGGAGCGACTACCCGAGCACCCACCCACCACTCGCAGAAATGGGAGAGCCTGCATGCTCTGTCCGCGAAGCAGTGGCACCAACACCCGGTGCAGCAGCAGGAGACAGGGTCAGGTACGTCCAGTTCGCTGACTCAATGTACAACGCTCCGGCTACCCCGTACTTCAGATCATACTTCGCAGCAATCAACTTCAGAGGTGTAGACCCGGGTACCCTTTCCGGTCGTCAGATTGTTGAAGCCCGTGAAAGAGACATGGAACAGTGCGCAAAGGTCCAGATGGAAACTGAAATGACTGACCACGCCCTCGCAGGTATGCGTGGTGCAACTGTGCACGGTCACTCTGTCCGTCTCCAGGAAGACGGTGTAATGTTCGACATGCTTGACAGGAGAAGACTCGAAGGCAGCACTATCATAATGGACAAGGACCAGGTCGCAATTCCACTCGACAGGAAAGTAGACCTCGGCAAGCCAATGTCCAGTGAAGAAGCTGCAAAAAGAACCACAATCTACCGTGTGGACAATGTAGCCTTCAGGGACGATGCAGAAGTCGTTGAATGGGTACAGAGGATCTTCGATCTGAGAACTAAGTACGGATTCCAGCCTAAATGAGGTGATCATAATGGCAGCAGATATTTTCTCTAAATTCAAGAAATCAATGGAAGTCAAGTTCACACAGGAATATGGTTCAAACCAGCAGGCTGGTGGAGACATCACCGGCAAGACTGCAAAGTTCCTGAGACTCGGTCCTGAGCAGGACGCAAGAAAAGCCGAAATGATCAAAGCCGGAAAGGAAATCGCAGAGAAGAGAGGCATTGCATTCTACAACCCAATGATGCACTCTGGTGCACCACTCGGTCAGCGTGCAATCACTCCTTACACACTTTCCGGAACTGACATCGTTGCAGAACCTGACGACCTCCACTACGTCAACAACGCTGCAATGCAGCAGATGTGGGATGACATCAGGAGAACCTGTATCGTCGGTCTTGACATGGCTCACGAGACCCTCGAGAAGAGGCTGGGTAAGGAAGTTACACCTGAAACCATCAACCACTACCTCGAAGTCCTTAACCACGCAATGCCCGGTGCAGCAGTGGTTCAGGAAATGATGGTCGAAACCCACCCCGCCCTTGTTGACGACTGCTACGTCAAGGTGTTCACCGGTGACGACGAACTTGCAGACGAAATCGACAAGCAGTACGTCATCAACATCAACAAGATGTTCTCTGAAGAGCAGGCAGCCCAGATTAAGGCCTCCATGGGCAAGACAACCTGGCAGGCAATCCACATCCCAACAATTGTCTCCAGAACAACTGACGGTGCTCAGACCTCCAGGTGGGCAGCCATGCAGATCGGTATGTCCTTCATCTCCGCATACGCAATGTGTGCCGGTGAAGCAGCAGTCGCTGACCTGTCCTTCGCTGCAAAGCACGCAGCTCTTGTCTCCATGGGTGAAATGCTCCCGGCAAGGCGTGCACGCGGACCAAACGAGCCCGGTGGACTTTCCTTCGGTCACCTCGCAGACATTATCCAGACAAGCCGTGTTTCCCAGGACCCGGCAAAGATTGCTCTTGAAGTAGTCGGTGCAGGCTGTATGCTCTACGACCAGATCTGGCTCGGATCATACATGTCCGGTGGTGTAGGATTCACACAGTATGCAACAGCTGCATACACAGACGACATCCTCGACAACAACACCTACTATGACGTTGACTACATCAACGACAAGTACAACGGTGCTGCAAACCTCGGAACTGACAACAAGGTAAAGGCAACCCTCGATGTAGTAAAAGACATCGCAACCGAGTCCACACTCTATGGTATCGAGACCTACGAGAAATTCCCAACAGCCCTTGAAGACCACTTCGGTGGGTCCCAGAGAGCAACCGTGCTTGCAGCTGCATCAGGCGTTGCATGCGCTCTTGCAACCGGAAACGCAAATGCTGGTCTCTCAGGCTGGTACCTCTCCATGTATGTCCACAAGGAAGCATGGGGCAGACTCGGATTCTTCGGTTTCGACCTGCAGGATCAGTGTGGTGCCACAAACGTTCTGTCCTACCAGGGCGACGAAGGTCTCCCAGACGAACTCCGTGGTCCAAACTACCCCAACTACGCAATGAACGTCGGTCACCAGGGTGGATACGCAGGTATCGCTCAGGCAGCCCACTCCGGACGTGGAGACGCATTCACCGTCAACCCACTCATTAAGGTCTGCTTCGCTGACGATCTCATGCCCTTCAACTTTGCAGAGCCCAGGAGAGAGTTCGGCCGCGGTGCCATCAGAGAGTTCGTGCCTGCTGGTGAGAGATCCCTCATCATCCCGGCAAAATAAACTCAATAAATTAAACAACTTAAAACAGAGCAGGCCTTCGGGCCTGCTTTTTCTTTCTTTCCCGAGTCCCGCCTCGGGAGGGCGGTGTCCTTTCCGCCCCGAATTGCGCATCGGGAGCACGCGGTCCTTTTCGCTCGCTTTGCTCTCTCAAGAGGACTAATTTACAAAATTACATATTGAGAGCCAGTATTGAGAACTGGGCTCAAGAGGACTAATTTTACGGGAAGTTGCTTC
This window of the Methanosarcina mazei S-6 genome carries:
- the mcrG gene encoding coenzyme-B sulfoethylthiotransferase subunit gamma, yielding MAYESQYYPGATSVGANRRKHMSGKLEKLREISDEDLTAVLGHRAPGSDYPSTHPPLAEMGEPACSVREAVAPTPGAAAGDRVRYVQFADSMYNAPATPYFRSYFAAINFRGVDPGTLSGRQIVEARERDMEQCAKVQMETEMTDHALAGMRGATVHGHSVRLQEDGVMFDMLDRRRLEGSTIIMDKDQVAIPLDRKVDLGKPMSSEEAAKRTTIYRVDNVAFRDDAEVVEWVQRIFDLRTKYGFQPK
- the mcrA gene encoding coenzyme-B sulfoethylthiotransferase subunit alpha; translation: MAADIFSKFKKSMEVKFTQEYGSNQQAGGDITGKTAKFLRLGPEQDARKAEMIKAGKEIAEKRGIAFYNPMMHSGAPLGQRAITPYTLSGTDIVAEPDDLHYVNNAAMQQMWDDIRRTCIVGLDMAHETLEKRLGKEVTPETINHYLEVLNHAMPGAAVVQEMMVETHPALVDDCYVKVFTGDDELADEIDKQYVININKMFSEEQAAQIKASMGKTTWQAIHIPTIVSRTTDGAQTSRWAAMQIGMSFISAYAMCAGEAAVADLSFAAKHAALVSMGEMLPARRARGPNEPGGLSFGHLADIIQTSRVSQDPAKIALEVVGAGCMLYDQIWLGSYMSGGVGFTQYATAAYTDDILDNNTYYDVDYINDKYNGAANLGTDNKVKATLDVVKDIATESTLYGIETYEKFPTALEDHFGGSQRATVLAAASGVACALATGNANAGLSGWYLSMYVHKEAWGRLGFFGFDLQDQCGATNVLSYQGDEGLPDELRGPNYPNYAMNVGHQGGYAGIAQAAHSGRGDAFTVNPLIKVCFADDLMPFNFAEPRREFGRGAIREFVPAGERSLIIPAK